Within the Vagococcus carniphilus genome, the region ACCACTAACGAACCCTCTCTTTACTATCGAGAAACTAATTTTATAAAAGAGAAAAAAGAAATCTGTGAAATTGCTCAAGACTTTATTGGAGATGGTATGTGCGTTTTCCTAGATTCAAGTAGTACTGTTCAACAACTCGTACCATTATTAAAAACTGTTTCAAATTTAGTTGTCTTAACAAATGGAATTAAATTAGCATTGAACATTAGTGATATGAATGACGAATCAATTAAAGCGTTCATGTTTGGGGGAGAAATTAAAAAAAATTCAAGTTCGATTGTTGGAACTGACTTCACTACCTCTTTTATCAATCAATTTAATATCGACTTGGCTGTCTTTTCTTGCAGAGGTTTAGATATCAACGGAGTTTATGAATCTAGCCTTAGTCAGGCTAGAATTAAGCAACAAGTTATTGATAAATCAAAAAACTCCATTCTCTTAGCAGATGAATCAAAATTTGATTCACCCCATTTTTTTAAAGTATCAAACTTAAAAACCTATTCTGCTATCATTAGTAATAAGAAACCAGAAAAAGAATATACAAAACTCTTTAACAAACATGGTATTGATTGTCTTTACTAAAAAAACTAACCACGACAAATCTTCTTCATGATTAGTCGTGGTTAGTTTTTTTATGGGTAACTTATTCTATTATCTCCTCAACGCTCTCAGACAACTCAGCCCAATGATTGGTTGGTCCATGTCCGTGCCCAACAAACAATCCTTCTTCGATTGCACCTTGGATGAACTGTTTCCCTATATAGATAGCTTCTTTTATGGATGTTCCTTTAGCTAGTTCTGCTGCAATACAAGACGAGAAGGTATCCCCTGTTCCATGAGTTTTAATGGTTTTTATTCGCTTAGTTTTTAA harbors:
- a CDS encoding DeoR/GlpR family DNA-binding transcription regulator, encoding MMQEERLTQILTILKRRKKISNEELAAMLFCSISTLRRDLIKLESQQLIRRVHGGVVLNLATTNEPSLYYRETNFIKEKKEICEIAQDFIGDGMCVFLDSSSTVQQLVPLLKTVSNLVVLTNGIKLALNISDMNDESIKAFMFGGEIKKNSSSIVGTDFTTSFINQFNIDLAVFSCRGLDINGVYESSLSQARIKQQVIDKSKNSILLADESKFDSPHFFKVSNLKTYSAIISNKKPEKEYTKLFNKHGIDCLY